In Exiguobacterium sibiricum 7-3, a genomic segment contains:
- the rpiB gene encoding ribose 5-phosphate isomerase B: MKVAIGADHGGFKLKAELTELLQELGMDYTDFGTYSAESIDYPDVAIPVAEAVANGEFDRGILICGTGIGIGIAANKVKGIRAALVHDTFSAKATRQHNNSNILTMGERVIGPGLARDIAKIWLETEFEGGRHENRVCKISDYEVK, from the coding sequence ATGAAAGTAGCAATTGGAGCAGACCACGGTGGTTTTAAGTTAAAAGCAGAACTGACTGAACTCTTACAGGAGCTTGGAATGGATTATACGGACTTCGGCACGTATTCAGCTGAATCCATCGATTATCCGGACGTCGCGATTCCGGTCGCGGAAGCGGTCGCGAACGGTGAATTCGACCGCGGGATTTTAATTTGCGGGACCGGCATCGGGATCGGCATCGCTGCGAACAAAGTCAAAGGTATCCGAGCCGCACTCGTCCATGATACGTTCAGTGCCAAAGCGACGCGTCAGCATAATAACTCGAATATCTTGACGATGGGCGAACGTGTCATCGGGCCAGGTCTTGCGCGTGACATCGCGAAAATCTGGCTTGAGACGGAATTCGAAGGCGGACGTCACGAAAACCGTGTCTGCAAAATCTCGGATTATGAGGTGAAGTAA
- a CDS encoding low molecular weight protein arginine phosphatase produces the protein MSTRRVLFICTGNTCRSPMAMALLRSKVADQEFDVRSAGLRSMQGFDASENALQVLRERGIELEHYTQVFDDVLGRWSDIILTMTRSHKQEVGERYPELKDRTFTLYEYVTGLERDINDPYGGSMNVYRQVRNELEPLVNRLVLKLTQNGNGRKAPDNRKLPKKQPKQTGES, from the coding sequence ATGAGCACACGTCGTGTATTGTTTATCTGTACAGGAAACACATGCCGCAGCCCGATGGCGATGGCATTATTACGCTCAAAAGTGGCCGATCAAGAATTTGATGTCCGTTCCGCCGGTCTGCGTTCGATGCAAGGGTTCGATGCTTCTGAAAACGCATTGCAGGTCTTACGTGAGCGCGGCATTGAACTTGAACATTATACGCAAGTATTTGACGACGTTCTCGGGCGTTGGTCGGATATCATCTTGACGATGACACGCAGCCATAAACAAGAAGTCGGCGAACGGTACCCGGAACTGAAAGACCGGACGTTTACGCTGTATGAGTATGTGACCGGTCTTGAACGGGACATCAATGATCCGTACGGCGGATCGATGAACGTCTATCGCCAGGTCCGAAATGAACTCGAACCCCTCGTCAACCGTCTTGTGTTAAAATTGACACAGAACGGAAACGGAAGAAAAGCACCGGACAACCGGAAACTTCCGAAAAAACAACCTAAACAAACGGGGGAATCGTAA
- the prmC gene encoding peptide chain release factor N(5)-glutamine methyltransferase codes for MRIAKRLNQAQTMLVTAGREASSAEWLLMHVLQVDRTGLLIRLSDELEPEQDLLFSEYLLAHLNGVPVQHLIGYQPFYGRDFRVSPAVLIPRPETEELIEFVTGRLQGETFQPGEIVDIGTGSGAICLTLALELGQPVTTVDISPDAIAVAKENQQTLGGEITFLEGDLLAPLADDSVRVLVSNPPYIEEDELLSDVVFDHEPHLALFGGKDGLVFYRRLIEESSRILRDDFRLIAFEIGHNQGQEVQMMLKKRYPTVETGILKDINGKDRIVYAERKDCPE; via the coding sequence ATGCGAATCGCAAAACGTCTCAATCAGGCACAAACGATGCTCGTGACGGCAGGACGCGAGGCCTCGAGTGCCGAATGGTTACTTATGCATGTTTTACAGGTCGACCGGACCGGATTGTTAATCCGCTTGTCGGACGAACTCGAGCCGGAACAGGACCTGTTGTTCAGCGAATATTTATTGGCACATTTAAATGGTGTCCCGGTCCAACATTTGATCGGCTACCAGCCGTTTTACGGACGGGATTTCCGTGTATCACCGGCCGTGCTCATTCCGCGGCCGGAGACGGAAGAGCTGATTGAATTCGTGACTGGACGCCTGCAAGGAGAAACATTCCAACCGGGGGAAATCGTTGATATCGGGACCGGTAGCGGAGCGATTTGTCTGACGCTTGCGCTTGAACTCGGACAACCGGTCACGACGGTCGATATTTCACCAGATGCCATTGCGGTCGCCAAAGAAAACCAACAGACGCTTGGAGGAGAGATCACTTTTTTGGAAGGTGATTTGCTGGCACCGCTTGCTGATGATTCCGTTCGGGTGTTAGTCTCGAATCCACCTTATATTGAAGAAGATGAATTACTCAGTGATGTCGTATTTGACCACGAACCACACCTCGCCTTGTTTGGCGGGAAAGACGGACTCGTGTTCTACCGCCGTCTGATTGAAGAAAGCAGTCGGATCCTGCGCGATGATTTTCGGTTGATTGCGTTTGAAATCGGACACAATCAAGGGCAAGAAGTGCAAATGATGTTAAAAAAACGTTATCCAACTGTAGAAACGGGTATTTTAAAAGATATAAACGGTAAAGACCGTATCGTGTATGCGGAACGAAAGGATTGTCCAGAGTGA
- a CDS encoding response regulator transcription factor, which produces MEILVVEDDLNIQRLVRETLEADGHRVLATADGNEAAHWIDGQVFEAAVLDVMVPGRSGFELCALLRANQEIPILMLTALGELTDKRDGFTAGADDYITKPFDPEELVFRLHAVARRYQKAVVPVIRFGDLTIDKRSQQLTIGTTCLTIPRREFDLLHQLASFPGRVFSREELIEHVWGLDFMGDDRTIDVHIKRLRRRLEGTDAIEIQTVRGLGYRLETPS; this is translated from the coding sequence GTGGAGATTTTAGTAGTAGAGGACGATTTGAACATCCAGCGGCTTGTCCGCGAGACACTCGAAGCAGACGGACACCGTGTGCTGGCGACTGCGGATGGCAACGAAGCGGCACATTGGATTGACGGGCAAGTATTTGAAGCCGCAGTGCTCGATGTGATGGTCCCGGGACGAAGTGGCTTTGAATTATGCGCCCTGTTGCGGGCGAATCAGGAAATTCCGATTTTGATGCTGACGGCACTCGGCGAGCTGACCGATAAACGCGATGGTTTTACTGCGGGAGCGGATGATTACATCACGAAACCGTTTGATCCGGAAGAATTGGTATTTCGTCTTCATGCGGTCGCGCGGCGTTATCAAAAAGCGGTCGTGCCGGTCATACGGTTTGGTGACCTCACGATCGATAAACGGAGTCAACAACTGACAATCGGGACGACCTGCTTAACGATTCCCCGGCGTGAGTTTGATTTGTTGCACCAGTTAGCCAGTTTTCCGGGACGGGTCTTCAGTCGGGAAGAATTAATCGAACACGTCTGGGGACTTGATTTCATGGGGGACGATCGAACGATTGACGTCCACATCAAACGACTGCGCCGTCGCCTGGAAGGAACGGACGCAATCGAGATCCAGACCGTCCGTGGACTCGGCTACCGATTGGAGACCCCGTCATGA
- the prfA gene encoding peptide chain release factor 1, which translates to MLERLSALEDRYEKLNDLLADPAIIKDTNQLREVSKEQSQLAPTVEVYRVYRDKMEAYQEARHMLTDPEMRDLAKEEVAVLEPEIKELETKLKALLLPKDPNDDKNVIVEIRGAAGGDEAALFAGDLFKMYSKFAEKQNWKIEIIDASYTELGGYKEIIFIVKGSGAYSKLKYENGAHRVQRVPSTESGGRIHTSTATVAVLPEAEDVEVEIHDKDVRVDTFTSSGPGGQSVNTTQSAVRVTHVPTGIVASCQDEKSQIKNKEKAMKVLRARVYDKIQREQQAEYDEKRKSAVGTGDRSERIRTYNFAQNRVTDHRIGLTIQKLDRILQGEMDEVIDTLVMEYQARASEAAN; encoded by the coding sequence ATGTTAGAGCGATTAAGTGCCTTGGAAGACCGTTATGAAAAATTAAATGACCTGTTGGCGGACCCCGCCATCATCAAAGATACAAATCAATTGCGTGAGGTGTCGAAGGAACAGTCGCAACTCGCACCGACCGTCGAAGTCTACCGCGTCTACCGCGATAAGATGGAAGCCTACCAGGAGGCACGTCATATGTTGACGGACCCGGAGATGCGCGATCTCGCAAAAGAGGAAGTCGCCGTACTTGAGCCGGAAATCAAGGAACTCGAAACGAAGCTGAAAGCTCTGCTCCTGCCGAAAGATCCGAACGATGATAAAAACGTCATCGTCGAAATCCGCGGTGCGGCAGGCGGCGATGAAGCGGCTTTATTTGCCGGTGACCTCTTTAAGATGTATTCGAAGTTCGCCGAAAAACAAAACTGGAAGATTGAAATCATCGATGCCAGTTATACGGAGCTTGGCGGCTACAAGGAAATCATCTTCATCGTCAAAGGCAGCGGGGCCTATTCGAAATTAAAATACGAAAACGGTGCCCACCGCGTCCAGCGTGTCCCGTCAACAGAGTCGGGCGGACGGATTCATACATCGACCGCAACGGTTGCTGTCTTGCCGGAAGCAGAAGATGTCGAAGTCGAGATTCACGACAAGGATGTCCGTGTCGATACGTTCACGTCGAGCGGACCGGGCGGACAATCGGTCAACACGACCCAGTCGGCCGTCCGTGTCACGCACGTACCGACGGGCATCGTCGCCAGCTGTCAGGATGAAAAGTCACAGATTAAAAATAAAGAAAAAGCGATGAAAGTTCTTCGGGCACGTGTTTACGATAAGATTCAACGCGAGCAGCAGGCCGAGTATGATGAAAAACGAAAATCGGCGGTCGGGACGGGCGACCGGTCAGAACGGATCCGGACGTATAATTTCGCCCAAAACCGTGTCACCGATCACCGGATTGGTTTGACGATTCAAAAACTCGACCGGATTCTCCAGGGCGAGATGGATGAAGTCATCGATACCCTCGTGATGGAGTACCAGGCCCGGGCATCGGAGGCGGCGAACTGA
- a CDS encoding L-threonylcarbamoyladenylate synthase yields MKTEMIQQETLNEAVRLLQEGEVVAIPTETVYGLAGDATSETAVRRIFAAKGRPSDNPLIVHVASVEQAKQFVTHIPDVAAQLMDTFWPGALTIILESNGRASSLVTAGLDTIGLRMPDHPLALQLIEATGLGLAAPSANRSGKPSPTSSAHVAHDLSGRIAAIVDGGETGIGVESTVIDCTVNPPVILRPGGVTREQIESIIGDTALDPALSMKDQTPKAPGMKYTHYAPEATLSVVAGDLSFLQQLIDEARQTGQKTGVILFDGEDIEADVRCFLGTTMETAAQRLYDCLRRFDQTTVDQIFVRDLSEEGVGLAVRNRLHKAAGGRIIRP; encoded by the coding sequence GTGAAGACGGAAATGATTCAGCAGGAGACATTAAATGAAGCGGTACGACTATTACAGGAAGGTGAAGTCGTCGCGATTCCGACGGAGACCGTTTATGGTCTCGCAGGGGATGCGACGAGCGAAACGGCCGTTCGGCGAATTTTCGCCGCGAAGGGTCGACCTTCCGACAATCCGTTGATTGTCCATGTCGCATCCGTCGAACAGGCAAAGCAGTTCGTCACTCATATTCCGGATGTCGCGGCGCAATTGATGGATACGTTTTGGCCGGGTGCCTTAACGATCATTTTAGAATCAAACGGGCGTGCATCCTCACTCGTCACCGCAGGACTGGATACGATCGGATTACGGATGCCGGACCATCCGCTGGCGCTTCAGTTGATCGAAGCGACCGGGCTGGGTCTTGCTGCACCAAGTGCCAACCGTTCCGGAAAACCCTCACCGACGTCATCTGCGCACGTCGCGCATGACCTCTCGGGCCGCATCGCCGCAATCGTCGATGGTGGGGAGACCGGAATTGGTGTCGAATCGACGGTCATCGACTGTACCGTGAATCCACCGGTGATTTTACGACCGGGTGGCGTGACGCGGGAACAGATCGAATCGATCATCGGGGACACGGCACTTGATCCTGCCTTATCGATGAAGGACCAGACACCGAAGGCACCAGGTATGAAGTACACGCACTATGCACCGGAAGCCACCTTATCCGTTGTAGCGGGTGACCTCTCATTCCTGCAACAACTCATCGATGAAGCACGCCAAACTGGACAAAAGACAGGCGTCATTCTTTTTGACGGAGAAGACATCGAAGCCGATGTCCGTTGTTTCCTCGGAACGACGATGGAAACAGCTGCGCAACGTCTTTACGATTGTTTACGGCGATTTGATCAGACGACAGTAGATCAGATTTTTGTACGGGACCTATCAGAAGAAGGGGTTGGGCTAGCAGTCCGAAATCGGCTCCACAAGGCAGCAGGTGGTCGGATCATTCGCCCGTAA
- the glyA gene encoding serine hydroxymethyltransferase — protein sequence MEQTPLTYLKQQDEELFSAMRKELGRQRDNIELIASENFVSQAVMEAQGSVLTNKYAEGYPGRRYYGGCEFVDLAENLARDRAKAIFGAEHVNVQPHSGAQANMAVYFTILDQGDTVLGMNLSHGGHLTHGSPVNFSGVQYNFVEYGVDPKTEMIDYDVVAKLAEEHKPKLIVAGASAYPRVIDFKRFREIADSVGAYLMVDMAHIAGLVAAGLHPNPVEHAHFVTTTTHKTLRGPRGGMILCKEEHAKAIDKSIFPGIQGGPLMHVIAAKAVAFAEALAPDFKDYIGQVVANAKVLGEELTARGLRIVSGGTDNHLLLVDLQPLGITGKLAEHALDEAGITVNKNTIPFDPASPFVTSGIRIGTAAMTSRGFKEAEMKQIAELIELVLKNPEDPETLTSAHKQVLALTGRFPLYPERG from the coding sequence ATGGAACAAACACCACTAACGTATCTGAAACAGCAAGATGAGGAACTCTTTTCGGCTATGCGCAAGGAACTAGGACGTCAACGCGATAATATCGAGTTGATTGCGTCAGAAAACTTTGTCTCACAAGCGGTCATGGAAGCTCAAGGCAGCGTGCTGACGAACAAATACGCAGAAGGTTACCCGGGTCGTCGTTATTACGGCGGTTGTGAGTTCGTCGATTTAGCGGAAAACTTGGCACGTGATCGTGCGAAGGCCATCTTTGGAGCAGAACACGTCAATGTTCAGCCGCACTCAGGTGCTCAAGCCAACATGGCCGTCTACTTCACGATTCTCGATCAAGGCGACACGGTCCTCGGGATGAACCTTTCCCATGGTGGTCACCTGACACACGGCAGTCCTGTGAATTTCTCCGGTGTTCAATACAACTTCGTCGAGTACGGCGTCGATCCAAAAACAGAGATGATCGATTACGATGTCGTCGCGAAGCTTGCGGAAGAACATAAACCAAAACTGATCGTTGCGGGAGCATCGGCTTATCCGCGCGTGATTGACTTCAAACGATTCCGTGAAATTGCGGACAGTGTCGGTGCCTACCTGATGGTCGATATGGCGCACATCGCGGGACTCGTCGCCGCCGGTCTTCATCCGAATCCGGTCGAACATGCGCACTTCGTTACGACGACGACGCACAAGACGCTTCGTGGACCACGCGGCGGGATGATTCTGTGTAAGGAAGAACATGCCAAAGCAATCGATAAATCGATTTTCCCGGGAATCCAAGGCGGACCGCTCATGCACGTCATCGCAGCGAAAGCCGTTGCGTTTGCGGAAGCATTAGCACCTGACTTTAAGGATTACATCGGGCAAGTCGTCGCCAACGCAAAAGTCCTTGGCGAAGAGTTGACAGCACGTGGACTGCGGATCGTCTCTGGCGGTACGGACAACCACCTGCTTCTCGTCGATCTCCAACCACTTGGGATCACAGGGAAACTGGCAGAGCATGCCCTGGACGAAGCAGGCATCACGGTCAACAAAAATACGATTCCGTTTGATCCGGCGAGTCCGTTCGTCACGAGCGGTATCCGGATCGGAACGGCAGCGATGACATCACGCGGATTCAAGGAAGCCGAGATGAAACAAATCGCAGAACTGATTGAACTGGTTCTGAAAAATCCAGAAGATCCAGAAACACTGACAAGCGCCCACAAGCAAGTCTTGGCCTTGACAGGTCGTTTCCCGCTTTACCCGGAACGCGGTTAA
- a CDS encoding TIGR01440 family protein, whose amino-acid sequence MDLEQIKQDLEASLTELNERFPLKGKLLVIGCSTSEVIGKQIGKAGSPEVAEALFDVFDTFRRSHQVDLAFQGCEHINRALTLERQIVERLGLEAVTVVPVPEAGGSMASVAYQRFSAPVVVEAIQADAGIDIGDTFIGMHLKHVAIPVRLPHREIGEAHVTAAVTRPKLIGGARAKYE is encoded by the coding sequence ATGGATTTGGAACAAATCAAACAAGATCTCGAAGCGTCGTTGACGGAACTGAATGAACGCTTCCCGTTAAAAGGGAAGCTGCTCGTCATCGGTTGTTCAACGAGTGAAGTCATCGGTAAACAAATCGGTAAAGCGGGTTCGCCCGAAGTCGCAGAAGCGTTATTTGATGTCTTTGATACGTTCCGCCGTTCGCACCAAGTCGATCTTGCGTTTCAAGGCTGTGAGCACATCAACCGTGCTTTGACGCTGGAACGGCAAATCGTCGAACGTCTCGGACTCGAAGCCGTGACGGTCGTTCCGGTTCCGGAAGCAGGTGGTTCGATGGCGAGTGTTGCCTATCAACGTTTTTCGGCACCGGTCGTCGTTGAAGCGATTCAGGCCGATGCCGGGATTGATATCGGAGACACGTTCATCGGGATGCACTTGAAACATGTGGCGATTCCGGTTCGTCTGCCGCACCGCGAAATCGGTGAGGCGCATGTGACGGCAGCCGTCACGCGACCAAAACTAATTGGTGGCGCACGTGCTAAATACGAATGA